The Malus domestica chromosome 10, GDT2T_hap1 nucleotide sequence TGGTACAACTAACAGAGTGAGGATCCTATCCGGATCCTCATTGGGAACCTTTAAATTGTgcccgttcatcgtacatcatgcatctaaaaataatttaaaatacatttatttaaaattaaatatgaatagtatatgataaaaactgaccgcacgatgtacaatgaacggacacgatttgtGAATCTCCAAGATACTCACAAAgaagatctggagaggatcctcattccagCTAACATTGTCTTTGTGTATGTGGCAGAAAATCATTGGTAATTGTTGAAATTTGTGGAAAAGGAACCGGACCATGACCGTACAACGTGCGGTCAATTTTCGTTaggtaatatttatatttaattttaaattttaaaatgatttaaaatttacacgatatacgataaacggttaTAATCACGAAATTCCAAagattcctaaaaaaaaaaatccaacgaaGATCCTTCtccgaaaatttgcatccatatgCCGGCGAAACGCCATTTGTGGACCTTCTCAACCAACCACGTATTATTCCATTTTATTATCTTACCAAACAAGTCACAAAGCATTCACTTCATTGTCTTCCAAAAAACCCGAAAACccaaatacaaaacaaaacaaaatagtttaccaaaaaaaaaatctccggCGACTCCGATGGACTCTAAACCCTCCAGCGAAGTATCATTCGAGTTCCcgaccgccttccgaatctatAATGACGGCCGAACCGAGAGATTCAAGGGCATCGAAACCGTCCCACCCTCCACCGACTCGACAACCGGGGTCCAATGCAAAGACATCGTCCTCTCGCCACAATCCGGGCTCTCTGCCCGCGTCTTCCTCCCCAAGCTCCCCGACCCGACGCGCAAACTCCCTCTCCTTATTTTCATCCACGGCGGCGCTTTCGTCATCGAGTCCCCCTACTCTCCTCTCTACCACAAACACGTCAGGTTACTGGCTTCAGAAGCCAACGTCGTGGCTTTGTCGGTGCACTACAGGCGTGCCCCGGAGCACCCACTCCCCGTTGCTTTTGAAGACTCCTGGGATGCAGTCGAATGGGCCGCGGCCCATTCCACTCGTAACGGGCCCGAGGCCTGGCTCAACGATCACGTTGACTTTGACCGTGTTTTTATAGGTGGTGACAGCGCTGGCGCCACTCTGACGCACCACGTGGTGCGCCAGGCCGGGCTCGATGGGTTGAGCGGGACGAGGATAGTGGGGATGATTTTGTTTCACCCCTACTTCATGGATGACGAGCCCGATAAGTTGTTGGAGGTTATTTATCCGACATGTGGTGGGTCGGATGACCCGAGGGTGAGGCCGGGTAACGATCCGAAATTGGGAGAGATTGGGTGCGGGAGGGTGTTGGTTTTTGTGGCGGAGAAGGATTTCTTGAGGGACAGGGGTTGGGCATACCACGAGGCGTTGAAGAAGAGTGGGTATGGTGGGGTGGTTGAGATTGTGGAGAGCCAAGGGGAGGACCACGTGTTTCATTTGTTCAACCCAAGTTGTGACAATGCTGTGGACTTGGTGAAAAAGGTGGTTTCTTTCGTAAATCAAGACTAAGCTACCGCCGTAGCGATCGAGAAGATATTGGATGCTATGGTCACGGCTTCTTGAATTAATCGCACAATTACGGTTAGAtgttgtaatttttatgttttataatAAGAATTATCCATTATATTATAGACTATAGATATACAAGCATACATTATCTTCATCAAGTTTcagtttaattttaattaaagctCCCGGTGCtcttcactttaacgaaaaatcacatttttactctaaaaagtcaatcctaatactattcacttacaacatctttatgtcattttcgttaaaactcaaagttttcaagcattttttcatgtttttctttaattaaaatcacaaaatcaaagtaAGTTAGGGTGTATTTAATTAAAATCACACCCTTGGAAGTGGATCTAAACCCAAATGTGAATTTATTTATAATCACAAAATCAATGTACAGGATTCCAATACTAGCAACCTATATACCATATACCAGCAAGTACATGATGATTTCAGGTGCTCTAAATCCAAGTTCCAATTTCTACAAAAACAATTATTGTATATCGATATTGTGTTACCCATTTTCGTCATCAACCTGATAGATTAGTGGTCCATCGCTTGACATCATTTTCATGGCACATTAGTTGTAACCACCTCTGAATTTAATTTCCAATATATGTTTTAATAATATGTAAACGATTAGCATACTTTTTAGGGCACCCAAATTGCATGCCATTGGTAGTCTTTCATTAACGACATCCATAATTTGGACActatagttttttatttttatttttttgataatTTTCACTTTACTATCCTTAAGTTTTACCAAAATCGCACTTTAttatacttatttttttttctcactttcATAAACTTCCATTAATTTTCCTATCAAGTGATATGTTAAGTGATCCCTTCGTTGGCAAACAAGAATATTGAGAAATTATACTTTCATTGATAAAAAATCATAACCTTACTTTCTCCCGTTTTGGTGAGAGTTCTTTTCTCTCTATGAGAACTTTTTGCATTGTTTGTGTGTGGGCTTTCCCGATCTGATTTTCGTTTAACCGTCGTCCCTAGCTGTGGCCGACGTCGATGGCAACCTCTAGTTCGTTTCCCATCTATTTTGTTTATATTTCCCATGCTATATTTTGATCCTCCATCCCATCTATTGTTGTTTTACCTTGCAATTCTAAACCCTGATCTTCAAATTATCTGTCCTTCCTCCCCTTCATCCATGTTTCaaacactacaagaaaacatggaTTAGGTGACGGAATTTTTTGTGGTACGTGCAAATTCATCACATTTGGGTAAAAGAGGTGACGCTTTTTTGAAAATTGTCACATTAAGATTTTCGTAGGACACCAAAATATTTTGCATCACTTCTACTTTTAGATTCGTCACACATAAGTGAGCAGGAAAGTTCGCCACCCAATGAAATGTGAATATGTGACGAAATTTAACATTCATCACATAACGAAAGAGAAGGCCACCTGACCATTCCTCACATATAACATTAAagtaaaaaaagttaaaaaaaatattgaaagtaATTACAAAACCCCTAAATTGTAAAACCTATTTCACTTTGTTCTCACCCATCCCATCTTTAGCACGCCTTCGTTCTACTCCCTCGCGTTCACTCCGACGACCAACCACCTGGTGGTTGCAGTGACGGCGACCACAACCTCTCCTTCGTCTCCCTCCCTTAGCCACTCGCTCGTCTGCTTTCCGTCACCGTCGAAGTGCTCGAGCATTCAAGCTCTGAAATCCCCAATACAGAGggtttttctgcttttgttcTCCAAAACTTTGGGTATGTTCTCAATCTCTAGATCCTATCCTTTTCCCTTTAGCTTTTTGTTAGTCCCAACTTTATGGTGCTTTTCTTAGATTTGTTCTATCACTGtaattttaagttattttatgtaatgaatttggttgagaatcttAGTTAggtttgtaatttttttcttgGTTGCCTGGGTTTAAGGATGATTAATCCACTTTCTGAATTTTAATTACTTTGAAGTTTGATTTTTGGGAAACTGCAATCTCAAAAATCCAGACATGATTATATCTCCATAATTTCTATAACAGAATGTTCGCAAAAAGATTCAAATGTACTGCCATATTAGATTATTTGTCTTGAATCCTAAGGTAGATCTATAGGGGCACGTTTGTTACACCTCCTTAGGAGGGATTGGCTTGGACTACCTTAAGTAGGACTATAATCCTACGTTTGGTAGGTTGTGGGACTAAAATAAATGGGACTCGCCTCGACTACGAGTCCCTGTGAGGCGTGCTAGCCGGTCTTCACGAGTCCCCCCAAAAACCACGGGATTAGCTAGGAACTTCGCTTCGTTATGCTTGATTCACCTCATCGACCTCGATTTCGACGGCATCTCTCTTCGTCCTGCTTGATTCACCTCCCTGCGAGCCCTTCTGTGAGTTCTGGGCTTCTTCCTCCTCCCTGCGAGGGTTCTTCCACCACCAACATCAACCATAAAAAATCCCCCATCTCAAATTTCCCACCACCAACCATCACCCACAAAAAATCCCCAATCCCATATTTCCTGCCGCCACCATCGCCATGGACGAGCCATCCGAGAAGCTCCAGAACCTCAAGTCGTTGAATTCTCTGCCAGCAGCAGGTGGAGTCGCTGGTGCAGGGCAAGGCAGATTTGGAGTCCGAGGAAGATTTGGgtggacaaaaaaaaagagagaggaagatgaaatggtagagaaagaggagaggggAGGGATGCAATGGgcggaaaaaaagaagagagaggaagatgtTCTAGAAAGGAGATGAAATGGCAGAGAAAAGGAGAGGGGAGAGCTGGCGGACAAAACAATGAGAGAAGATAAAAGGAAAAtgataatttaataataaaatattagtatatatagattaaattaatgataaaatattgtaaatataaatttaataataaaatatattagtCCTGCTTTTtaatccgacactgcaccaaacgcttcactaaatcagtccagcttagtctagtctaagccagtccagcttagtccctgaagctagtccagtccgagatagtccggtgcaacaaacgcaccctaaatgTGGACATTTTGCTTCGACAGAATAACTTCCACCTCAATGCTTCAATcatgttttgtgtctttaaATCCAAGAAAACTGACTAAACTAAAATAAACTCTCCTGGTCATTTACCATGGGTGGTGAGATGAGGGCCCAAGGAATTTTGGTCAGTTTCTGGTCCACCAATTTTAAAATAGCCACATAGCTCCAAGAAAATAGACAGCAAGTGGTTTCTAGCAAGCTGCCCTTTTCACATCCAAACTTGTTTTCCCACTTTACAAATATTCATTCGAACTTTAATTTACTGTACTGAACCCCTCACACATTTTGTTTGACAAGCCTAAGACTTAAGTCATAAGTTGCTAAATCCCATAAACATATAGCATCTCTAGCAGCTTTAGCTTTACCGCATCAGCACATATCCCAAACTCTGAAGATGAAACAAACTAGTATTAGAATGTGCCTCTCATCATTTCTAGCCTATCATCATCACAAACGTTTAAACTGACTTGAATAGGGAAAAGGGAAGGAAGAAACACTTAAAAGATCTCTACTATTGACAAAGGATATGAATATAGGCAAGGTCTTGGGAGAATATTCTTCtgaatataaaagaataaagtaACCATGAACGTTCAAGCATTATGTCCAAAAATTCTAAGGCCTGACTACTAAGTGTGTACATATTATCCAGCACAATAATACACGCCCAAAACTCTAATGGAAAATGAGCACGTAGAGATATGTCTTATGTTCTTAACATTCAATTGCAACATAGTGAACTGAGATAACCCCACTTTTTATAGGACCAAATACAGAGAATAACGGGTAGAAAGTAACATTAAGGGAGAGAAGGCAAAACAAATGGTAAGCACTACTATTCAAAATTTAGCTGGCACAACTGACTCACTTGTTTACATCGGGGTGAAAATTTCTTGCAAGCTTCCGATAAgatgaaaagtgagaagtatatAATAGAAAAATTAGAAGACGATAatccagaagaagaaaaaacaatacCCAAGAAAAGCTAAAAAACCACAAACCATGATTTATTCAACGCTTCAAGCCTCTCATTATAAGTTATTCGATCTTTCAAGCACATAAATATCACACTAGATGCTTTATGTATCCAAAGAGTGATAGGagcttaattttattttctaacttgtataaattccaaagcaTTTCACATGTTGCACCACATCAAGCAATACCCTTGTGTAATTGATTGTGagtcttttcattttttgtcaTTATTATTCTATTTCTATATAATCTTTTTAATTTCAAGCTTGATAACACAAGTCACTTTAAGTACTTATAACTTTCAAGTGCTTGGTAATGGtgaatttttattaaagtatgTCATTTATTATCCCTTTTGTCTATGTTCGTGTTCTTGTTTATgctaaatgtaatataattttttttaaataattgagtttgcatatgtggtatttttaattttgagttGTATTAGACGATATGAGGTGACTGATGCtgatatggggtgactgatgttgcatcagtcaccccatatcgtcTAGTAACCTTAAAACCC carries:
- the LOC114827574 gene encoding probable carboxylesterase 7, giving the protein MPAKRHLWTFSTNHVLFHFIILPNKSQSIHFIVFQKTRKPKYKTKQNSLPKKKSPATPMDSKPSSEVSFEFPTAFRIYNDGRTERFKGIETVPPSTDSTTGVQCKDIVLSPQSGLSARVFLPKLPDPTRKLPLLIFIHGGAFVIESPYSPLYHKHVRLLASEANVVALSVHYRRAPEHPLPVAFEDSWDAVEWAAAHSTRNGPEAWLNDHVDFDRVFIGGDSAGATLTHHVVRQAGLDGLSGTRIVGMILFHPYFMDDEPDKLLEVIYPTCGGSDDPRVRPGNDPKLGEIGCGRVLVFVAEKDFLRDRGWAYHEALKKSGYGGVVEIVESQGEDHVFHLFNPSCDNAVDLVKKVVSFVNQD